A genomic segment from Methanolobus zinderi encodes:
- a CDS encoding sulfite exporter TauE/SafE family protein — protein MEFLTLGTDTLPTELNILIIASAFLLGALHALEPGHGKSIMAVFVMGTDADLKDALLLGITIVFSHVIVVLGLGVASIYLVNLLDVDLTHDIMSVVGGVILIGVGFWILRKFYHPHEHPIDTKKGVVAIGLSTGLIPCPAALAVLLFSIANNQVYNGLIYVLIFSAGLAIAITSLSVTFVKGKGFIEGYMGSKNISKLPLISGTIIIVIGAFTLLHPLLENFAPALHI, from the coding sequence ATGGAATTTCTAACACTGGGAACTGATACATTGCCTACAGAACTCAATATATTGATAATAGCCTCTGCATTTCTGCTTGGTGCACTGCACGCACTGGAGCCAGGTCATGGAAAATCCATCATGGCGGTTTTTGTAATGGGAACGGACGCAGACCTGAAAGATGCACTTCTGCTGGGCATCACTATCGTTTTCTCCCATGTCATAGTCGTACTGGGACTGGGAGTTGCTTCCATCTATCTTGTGAACCTGCTGGACGTGGACCTGACCCACGATATCATGAGCGTGGTCGGAGGAGTAATACTCATAGGTGTCGGATTCTGGATATTAAGGAAATTCTACCATCCCCATGAACATCCCATCGATACGAAAAAAGGAGTTGTTGCCATCGGTCTTTCCACAGGTTTGATCCCATGTCCTGCAGCACTTGCAGTATTGTTGTTCAGTATTGCAAATAACCAGGTGTATAACGGTCTTATCTATGTGCTTATATTCAGTGCGGGACTGGCAATAGCCATAACTTCACTCTCAGTTACCTTCGTTAAAGGAAAAGGGTTCATCGAAGGTTACATGGGCAGCAAGAACATCAGTAAACTCCCCCTTATCAGTGGTACGATTATCATAGTAATAGGCGCATTCACACTCCTCCACCCACTGCTTGAGAATTTTGCACCTGCATTGCATATTTGA
- a CDS encoding TIM barrel protein: MKPEKLFFGTAGTPKSSKKRNSIAGIERVQELGLGCMELEFVRGVKMGEKTAGNVFEKAKNQDILLSVHSPYYINLNSTEPEKVDASIERIYRSANIGSICGARNIVFHPAYYHKDSPEKVYERVSAILKELTTRLADENINVILRPETTGKASQFGSLVENVKLSRDIDGVLPCIDFAHLHARDGEVNTYEEFSSALELVENELGREGLDDMHMHVSGIEYGEKGEKNHLNLEDSDLEYAELMRALKDFNVKGLLICESPDNEGDALLLQETYGSV, translated from the coding sequence ATGAAACCTGAAAAACTTTTCTTTGGCACAGCAGGGACGCCGAAAAGCTCAAAGAAGAGAAACAGTATTGCAGGAATTGAGAGGGTTCAGGAGCTCGGTCTTGGCTGCATGGAACTGGAATTCGTCCGTGGTGTCAAAATGGGAGAGAAGACCGCGGGAAATGTTTTTGAAAAAGCGAAAAACCAAGATATCCTGCTGAGTGTACACAGCCCCTATTATATCAACCTTAATTCCACTGAGCCAGAAAAAGTAGATGCCAGCATCGAAAGGATATACAGGTCGGCAAATATCGGAAGTATCTGCGGTGCCAGGAATATTGTCTTCCATCCCGCATATTATCATAAGGACTCGCCTGAAAAGGTGTATGAAAGGGTCTCTGCAATTCTTAAAGAACTTACTACCAGGCTTGCAGATGAAAACATAAATGTGATCCTGCGTCCTGAAACCACCGGCAAGGCAAGCCAGTTCGGAAGTCTGGTGGAAAACGTGAAACTGAGCCGGGATATTGATGGTGTGCTGCCATGCATCGATTTTGCACACCTGCATGCAAGGGACGGAGAGGTCAATACTTATGAAGAATTTTCCTCTGCGCTTGAACTGGTTGAAAATGAACTCGGGCGTGAAGGACTGGATGATATGCATATGCATGTATCAGGGATCGAATATGGTGAAAAGGGTGAGAAGAATCACCTGAATCTGGAGGACTCCGACCTGGAATATGCGGAACTTATGAGGGCACTTAAGGATTTTAATGTGAAAGGTCTTCTGATATGCGAAAGTCCTGATAATGAAGGTGATGCCCTCTTATTGCAAGAAACATATGGGAGTGTTTGA